The Deltaproteobacteria bacterium HGW-Deltaproteobacteria-4 DNA window GAAGATGATTTACAGCCTCTTTGACCAGGACCAGTCGCTGCAAATTGCGCTTGACGATTTCTGGCGGGCTTTCCGTTTTCGTGACGATATCCTTGGAGACGCTCTTGAAGAAGCCGATCAGAGCGTGTCGCCCGAGGTGCGGGCCTTTGCCGAGGAGTTGGTGCGGGGCGTTTATGATCAACTCGAAACGATCGACGAGACTCTGCATTCTTATTCGACCAACTGGTCGCTGGAGCGCATGGCGCGCGTTGATCTCGCCCTGCTGCGGCTGAGTGCCTACGAGTTGATGTATCGCCATGATATTCCAGTTAATGTCATTATTAATGAAGCGGTGGAGATCGGCAAACGTTACGGCACCAAAGAGACCCCCGCATTTATTAACGGGATCCTTGATCGCATCTCCCGTACCTGCCGGCAACCCGGCTGAATCCTTTGAGGGTATAAAGATCATGAAAACTTTTCGTGTGGGTTTGATCGGCTTTGGGACGATCGGCACAGGGGTCATCAAGCTGCTGCAACAGAATCAGGAACTGCTGGTCGAACGCCTCGGCGCGCAGCTGGAGTTGGCCCGGGTCGTTGATCTTGATATCACCACGGATCGCGGCGTTACCGTCTCTCCCGATATCCTCTCGACCCGCATCGATGACCTTCTGGGTGACCCGAGCATCGATATCGTCATCGAACTGATCGGCGGCTATGAGCCGGCACGCACCTTTGTCCTACGCGCCATCGCCAGCGGCAAGCACGTGGTGACTGCCAACAAAGCCCTTTTAGCGGTGCACGGCGAAGAGATCTTTGCTGCTGCCGCGCAGCACGGGGTCGATGTCATGTATGAGGCGGCGGTCGGCGGCGGCATCCCGGTCATCTCAGCGATTAAAGAGAACCTTTGTGCCAATCGTTTTCACAGTCTCTGCGGTATCCTTAACGGCACCTGCAATTACATTCTCACCCGCATGACCGACGAAGGCGCCGAGTTCGCGACGGTCCTTAAAGATGCGCAGGCGCACGGCTACGCCGAGGCCGACCCGACTTT harbors:
- the nusB gene encoding transcription antitermination factor NusB, encoding MGAGSRRQGREIALKMIYSLFDQDQSLQIALDDFWRAFRFRDDILGDALEEADQSVSPEVRAFAEELVRGVYDQLETIDETLHSYSTNWSLERMARVDLALLRLSAYELMYRHDIPVNVIINEAVEIGKRYGTKETPAFINGILDRISRTCRQPG